The following are from one region of the Onthophagus taurus isolate NC unplaced genomic scaffold, IU_Otau_3.0 ScKx7SY_15, whole genome shotgun sequence genome:
- the LOC139432433 gene encoding uncharacterized protein, with translation MSTKAVHLELVTDLTTDAFIAALRRFLSRRGNCINLYSDQGTNFIGANNKLKEIAEATGSTFGIQWHFHPPGAPHFNGLVEAGVKSVKSHLLRVIGEQILTFEEVYTVITQIEAVLNSRPLCPLSSDPNDLLPLTPSHFLCLEPLNVELPSPDFTKSPINRLDRWNLLQRMVQDFWGRWRTEYLHTLQQRMKWNKITPMIKMGDMVVIKDEQRPPLQWTIGRVVEMHPAQDGVVRVVVVKTANGRLMRPVAKLSVLPVN, from the coding sequence atgtctACTAAAGCTGTTCATCTGGAGTTGGTTACAGATCTTACGACTGATGCTTTCATCGCGGCTCTCCGAAGATTCCTCTCTAGAAGAGGGAATTGCATCAATTTGTATAGTGACCAAGGAACTAATTTTATTGGAGCGAACAACAAGTTAAAAGAGATTGCCGAAGCTACTGGTTCGACTTTCGGCATTCAGTGGCATTTCCACCCTCCAGGAGCACCTCACTTTAACGGATTGGTTGAAGCTGGGGTCAAATCTGTGAAGAGTCATTTATTAAGAGTAATTGGAGAACAAATACTTACCTTCGAAGAAGTGTACACGGTGATAACTCAAATCGAAGCAGTGTTAAACTCAAGACCGTTATGCCCTTTGTCAAGCGATCCCAACGACTTGCTGCCCTTGACACcatcacattttttatgtttggAACCGTTAAATGTGGAATTACCTAGTCCAGACTTTACCAAGAGTCCAATAAACCGTCTCGACCGTTGGAATTTGCTGCAGCGTATGGTACAAGATTTTTGGGGCCGTTGGCGGACTGAATATCTACATACCTTGCAGCAACGTATGAAATGGAACAAAATCACTCCTATGATTAAAATGGGAGACATGGTGGTCATTAAGGATGAACAGCGTCCCCCATTGCAATGGACGATCGGACGCGTAGTGGAAATGCATCCAGCGCAAGATGGCGTTGTACGGGTAGTGGTTGTGAAGACCGCTAACGGAAGATTAATGCGCCCCGTCGCAAAGTTATCTGTATTACCCGTCAAttga
- the LOC139432430 gene encoding uncharacterized protein gives MGRNRRYSCSITTLRKRLGKLRWTNRASRTEDDSNVNNFDCELDTVTLPNLEIDQPNCDDNVNNNHNISGKRIIYGNVEEISQDELIRRREVVFRLLNKTRDKARIIEEETRGQHTNPNWKQHRLFRITASNFGLVCKRRVSTSPKNLLKILLENSFRGNKATRYGCQYENTALKEFEAITGFHVDTCGLYVGQGEFFFLGASPDGIIHSRNVILEIKCPYNLRDMSVEDGVQAKKIDMLELRNGQLKLKTLHKYYYQIQGQLHVTEKKKCYFIVWSPIGPPHIEEIDKGDDFWNRKMKGHLATFFSKHLLEEIIKQPIYFLCEMGRKTEFYDLLSGEFYFLGASQVGVIHSDNSIIEVKCPYYLRNISIEDGIRTKKNNIFQQRNEELKLKTQYNYFYQIQGQLHITKKEKCYFVVWTPTGPAIFGT, from the exons ATGGGCCGAAATAGACGGTATTCTTGTTCGATTACTACGTTACGTAAACg TCTTGGTAAGTTGCGATGGACGAACCGCGCTTCTCGCACTGAGGATGATAGtaatgttaacaattttgattg CGAACTAGATACAGTCACTTTACCAAATTTAGAAATAGACCAACCCAATTGCGATGACAATGTTAATAACAATCATAACATTAGCGGAAAGAGAATT ATTTACGGAAATGTTGAAGAAATATCACAAGACGAATTAATTAGAAGACGAGAGGTGGTATTTAGATTGTTAAACAAAACAAGGGATAAAGCCAGGATAATTGAGGAAGAAACCAGAGGCCAGCATACTAATCCAAATTGGAAACAACATAGATTATTTAGAATAACAGCTTCTAATTTTGGATTAGTTTGCAAGCGAAGGGTATCTACATCCCCAAAGAActtacttaaaattttattagaaaattcttTTCGTGGGAACAAAGCGACTCGCTACGGTTGTCAATACGAAAATACCGCACTAAAAGAATTTGAAGCTATTACTGGTTTTCATGTAGACACTTGTGGTTTATATGTTGGTCAAGGGGAGTTCTTCTTTTTGGGTGCGAGTCCAGATGGTATAATCCACAGTAGGAATGTTATACTGGAAATAAAATGCCCGTATAATCTACGCGATATGTCAGTAGAAGACGGGGTACAGGCCAAGAAAATAGATATGTTAGAATTAAGAAATGgtcaattgaaattaaaaacactACATAAGTATTACTACCAAATACAAGGGCAATTGCATGTCAcagaaaagaagaaatgttattttatagTATGGAGCCCAATAGGACCGCCGCATATAGAAGAAATTGACAAAGGTGATGATTTTTGGAATAGAAAAATGAAAGGTCATCTAGcaacttttttttccaaaCACTTACTAGaggaaataataaagcaaCCCATATA TTTTTTGTGTGAAATGGGCCGGAAAACTGAATTTTACGACCTCCTCAGCG gagaattttattttttaggagcAAGTCAAGTTGGGGTAATCCATAGCGACAATTCCATAATAGAAGTGAAATGCCCATATTATTTAAGAAACATATCCATAGAAGATGGCATCCGcaccaaaaaaaataatatttttcaacagCGAAATgaggaattaaaattaaaaacacaatataattatttttaccaaaTACAAGGGCAACTTCACATaacgaaaaaggaaaaatgttattttgttgTGTGGACTCCGACAGGACCCGCAATTTTTGgaacttaa
- the LOC139432432 gene encoding uncharacterized protein, producing MTTTTDKLQKAVLKRTSLLNRLNETLTYGQNLISEEDKCIFSARADRVDTVYDQFQDIHNQIMGFISDGDFPQHDEVRKEVDKAYFTIKSILIKNKSSPAPIPIPQSCPKLNKIIIPVFDGNYKNWPTFFDLFNTMINDNDSLSAVAKYQYLLTSLSGEALNLIKGLPVTNDNYIIAYNSLKGRYQNKRHLATLYFNEIVALKPIQEESSKSFRFLIDTFKENIDGFRMLNFPVDQWDFLLFNILLQKLNISTKTKFESEHTTFEIPTYLQLINFLENQAKAFDSVLLTSDKLSMNKNKPFQNYRGKTSVNLKTEDVKLSFKCILCPESHSIYRCSKFLAKSASERLSIARDHNLCRNCLNKNHNTSSCTSNYRCHSCDQRHHTLLHFETKKQPTMHVGTTACNNGNVSIEGANHQVILPIAFVQIRDHFGRLHLARALLDSGSMSNFITTKLSQRLRLPRKSHSLEIHGLNSMTSICNKGIVNCKIQSCQSQNFSCDLKAIVTPSICSAQPSLSRIINSYDHLKCLDFHPEHNTSVKDVDLLLGAELVPQIFTGGRVCGGQNDPIALHSVFGWILMGKSQLSTSTSLSTCVSTTDDSIDSVIQRFWELESISENKTMSLEEEQCEDHYKNTYRRDVSGRFIVSLPFKKDESVLGNSYNIALKRFTLLENRLLKNVSLHKKYVDFMRDYLETNHMSLIPSPDITSIKYYIPHHCIIRDDNQLSKFRVVFDASALSSNGKSLNDVLLIGPKLQQSIVNILINFRFFKYAFTCDIQQMYRQILISPSDRTFQNILWRFSPEEPVQSYQLNTVTYGVSSAPFLALRTILELANVYSNDYPKASHVLKHNVYVDDIVTGASTINETLTLQQELINLLNKGGFKLRKWASNNLDVLTAVSESDLQRPISMDYDETCSVKVLGLQWDPCSDQFSFSYTSHESPCNKRTILSDIARIFDPLGFLTPCTFKAKHFIQQLWSLHLDWDESPPSSIHSEWKTFKHNLSLLSDIHLPRLIIPDQPEHIQLHLFCDASQTGYCAVAYLRCSTSNLITTSFVCAKSRVAPLKTISVPRLELCGATLLADLFSSITNTLSNLPVDLVVAWTDSQVVLHWLHSAPCRWKIFVANRVSHIQNALPPSSWRYVPSHDNPADCGSRGLCPSQLSSFNLWWNGPSWLKEDSDQWPVNPIFKYENNEAIAKESKPILVNCGENQTHFLDHLLTKFSSLSKIQRIISYIRRFILLSKKNRNVNLFSSFSQFELQDSLHVLIKHVQNQHFSCVFNALIKNQLVTKPFRKLTPFIDRDGLLRVGGRLRHSDIPYEHKHPLLLPCDSRLSELIIETIHREYLHPGQRTLHGLLAQRYWILSPRRAIHRVLFKCIRCFRMNPRPQVPLMAGLPKYRISEVKAFSAAGVDFAGPIRTTMN from the coding sequence aTGACAACGACAACTGATAAATTACAAAAGGCCGTTTTAAAAAGGACTAGTTTGCTTAATAGATTAAATGAAACTCTTACCTACGGCCAAAACTTGATCTCGGAAGAAGATAAATGTATCTTTTCTGCACGGGCAGACCGCGTTGATACTGTTTATGATCAATTTCAAGACATTCACAACCAGATCATGGGTTTTATCTCAGATGGTGACTTCCCACAACATGATGAGGTAAGGAAAGAAGTTGATAAAGCTTATTTTACCATCAAATCGAtccttataaaaaataaatcgtcaCCTGCACCTATTCCTATTCCGCAATCATGTccaaaactaaacaaaatcataattcCTGTTTTTGACggcaattacaaaaattggcCGAcctttttcgatttatttaatacaatgATTAATGACAATGATTCATTATCAGCCGTAGCCAAATATCAATATCTTCTCACTTCACTGTCCGGAGAAgcgttaaatttaataaaaggtcTTCCTGTGACCAATGACAACTATATAATTGCCTATAACTCGTTAAAGGGGAGGTACCAGAATAAACGTCATCTTGctactttatattttaacgaGATCGTTGCTCTGAAACCAATACAAGAAGAGTCATCGAAATCTTTTAGGTTTTTAATAGATACcttcaaagaaaatatagacGGTTTTCGGATGCTTAATTTTCCCGTTGATCAATGGGACTttcttttgtttaatattcttCTTCAGAAGTTAAACATTTCTACAAAAACCAAGTTTGAATCCGAACATACCACCTTTGAAATTCCAACATAccttcaattaattaatttcctaGAAAACCAAGCAAAGGCTTTCGATTCAGTGTTACTCACATCTGATAAACTTTCCATGAACAAAAACAAaccttttcaaaattatcgtGGCAAAACATCGGTTAACCTCAAAACTGAAGATGTAAAACTATCTTttaaatgcatattatgcCCAGAATCACATTCAATATATCGTTGTTCTAAGTTTCTTGCAAAATCAGCTTCAGAAAGATTATCCATAGCAAGAGATCACAATCTCTGTCGCAACTGCTTAAACAAAAATCACAATACAAGTTCTTGTACATCCAATTATCGCTGTCATTCCTGCGATCAACGTCATCACACATTGCTACATTTTGAAACTAAGAAGCAACCAACTATGCATGTAGGGACGACTGCATGTAATAATGGCAACGTATCCATAGAAGGCGCTAATCATCAGGTCATTTTACCTATCGCGTTCGTACAGATTCGTGATCATTTTGGTCGACTTCATTTGGCAAGAGCTTTATTAGACTCCGGGAGCATGTCTAATTTTATTACCACCAAACTATCGCAAAGACTTCGGTTGCCACGTAAAAGTCATTCATTGGAGATTCATGGATTGAACTCTATGACATCAATTTGTAATAAGGGCATCGTTAATTGCAAGATTCAATCTTGTCAATCCCAAAATTTCTCTTGTGATCTGAAAGCCATTGTTACTCCGTCTATTTGTTCTGCTCAACCTTCATTATCACGTATCATTAATTCTTACGATCATCTTAAATGTTTGGATTTTCATCCTGAACATAATACCTCAGTCAAAGATGTTGATCTACTATTGGGAGCAGAATTAGTTCCTCAAATTTTTACTGGTGGTCGTGTCTGCGGTGGTCAGAACGATCCTATTGCTTTACATTCCGTCTTTGGATGGATATTAATGGGAAAATCTCAATTATCGACATCGACTTCATTATCAACTTGCGTTTCTACGACTGATGATTCTATTGATTCAGTAATTCAACGTTTTTGGGAATTGGAATCAATttctgaaaataaaacaatgtcTTTAGAAGAAGAACAATGTGAAGATCACTACAAGAATACTTATCGACGAGACGTATCCGGAAGATTCATCGTATCTTTACCCTTCAAGAAGGATGAATCTGTTCTGGGAAATTCATACAACATCGCCTTAAAAAGATTTACTTTATTGGAAAATCGCCTACTGAAAAATGTGtcgttacataaaaaatacgtTGATTTCATGAGAGATTATCTTGAGACTAATCATATGTCCCTCATTCCTTCTCCAGATATTACgtctattaaatattatattccTCATCATTGCATAATTCGTGATGATAatcaattgtcaaaatttagagTAGTCTTTGATGCCTCTGCGTTATCATCTAATGGCAAATCGTTAAATGATGTTCTGTTGATTGGTCCAAAATTGCAACAGAgtatcgttaatattttaatcaatttccgattttttaaatacgcattcacttgtgatattcagcaGATGTACCGGCAGATTTTAATCTCCCCTTCAGATCgaacatttcaaaacattttatggCGTTTTTCCCCTGAAGAACCGGTACAGTCATATCAATTAAACACGGTTACTTATGGCGTTTCTTCAGCACCGTTCTTAGCTCTCAGAACAATTCTTGAATTGGCTAATGTGTACTCAAATGACTATCCTAAAGCTTCCCATGTACTGAAACACAACGTTTACGTTGATGACATTGTCACTGGAGCTTCCACTATTAATGAGACACTTACGCtacaacaagaattaataaaCCTTCTCAACAAAGGCGGgtttaaattaagaaaatgggCCAGTAACAACCTTGATGTTCTAACTGCGGTTTCCGAATCCGATTTACAACGACCCATCTCCATGGACTATGATGAAACATGTTCCGTTAAGGTCCTCGGTCTTCAGTGGGATCCTTGCTCCGATCAGTTTTCCTTTTCATATACATCCCATGAATCACCTTGCAATAAGAGAACCATCTTATCAGACATTGCTAGGATTTTTGATCCGCTCGGATTTCTAACACCATGCACATTTAAAGCCAAGCATTTCATTCAACAATTATGGTCCCTTCATCTCGATTGGGATGAATCGCCCCCGTCAAGCATCCATTCCGAATGGAAAACCTTTAAACATAATCTTAGTTTATTATCCGATATTCATTTACCTCGTTTGATCATTCCTGATCAACCCGAACACATCCAACTTCACCTTTTCTGTGATGCATCGCAAACGGGTTACTGCGCTGTCGCATACCTTAGATGTTCCACATCCAATCTCATAACGACTTCGTTCGTTTGCGCCAAATCACGTGTGGCCCCTTTAAAGACGATTTCAGTCCCTCGACTGGAACTTTGTGGAGCCACCTTGTTGGCCGATTTATTTTCATCAATCACCAACACACTGTCGAATTTACCTGTCGATTTAGTCGTTGCGTGGACCGATTCACAAGTGGTACTTCACTGGCTTCATTCAGCTCCGTGTAGATGGAAAATCTTCGTAGCCAACAGAGTCTCTCATATACAAAACGCATTACCTCCCTCATCGTGGCGTTATGTGCCTTCTCATGATAATCCAGCCGATTGTGGTTCCCGTGGTTTATGTCCAAGTCAATTGTCATCTTTTAATCTTTGGTGGAATGGTCCATCATGGTTGAAAGAAGATTCCGATCAGTGGCCAGTTAACCCCATtttcaaatatgaaaataatgaaGCAATTGCTAAAGAGAGCAAACCTATTTTAGTAAATTGTGGGGAAAATCAAACACATTTTCTGGATCACTTACTTACTAAATTTTCTTCCTTATCAAAAATCCAAAGAATTATTTCGTACATAAGACGGTTTATTCTACTTTCTAAGAAAAACCGCAACGTTAATTTATTCTCATCATTTTCACAATTTGAACTGCAAGATTCACTTCATGTTCTCATAAAACATGttcaaaatcaacatttttcgTGTGTCTTCAATGCTCTTATCAAAAACCAGTTGGTAACAAAACCCTTTCGTAAACTCACACCCTTCATCGATCGTGACGGGTTGCTCAGGGTGGGTGGACGATTAAGACATTCGGATATACCATACGAACATAAACATCCTTTATTACTGCCGTGTGATTCAAGACTAAGtgaattaataatcgaaacaATTCATCGTGAATATTTACATCCTGGTCAACGCACCCTTCATGGATTATTGGCTCAACGGTATTGGATCCTGTCTCCGCGAAGAGCAATCCATCGCGTGTTATTTAAATGCATCAGATGTTTCCGGATGAATCCACGGCCACAAGTTCCATTGATGGCCGGCCTACCAAAGTACAGAATATCAGAAGTGAAGGCATTCTCAGCAGCAGGAGTCGATTTTGCAGGTCCCATACGCACTACCATGAACTGA